In Plutella xylostella chromosome 3, ilPluXylo3.1, whole genome shotgun sequence, the following proteins share a genomic window:
- the LOC125488941 gene encoding uncharacterized protein LOC125488941, with amino-acid sequence MNVSVHFCLRASIKHPSCCTVCRYHTPPRTAPRPPQTPVPYHCRRRRRRRRRRHRRRHRRRRRRRPPPAASAPSQPIVPPASTQANKLYLCKMSDSECESFVAQDAATAAAKKKPAASKRKSSASASSTSSSTNKSQKKKKTVDVFGLCNEDEYNECVLQSKTLPSFVVNRVANGNQRRVGSTSGEFYAELKVYARHDAEEAPKDTRWTKALLRLNCYLEEGSPQWKLLHRFVKEAGTLFEDCVPSFYNPDLVKIKQAD; translated from the exons ATGAACgtaag CGTTCATTTCTGCCTGCGCGCTTCAATCAAGCATCCATCCTGTTGCACCGTGTGTCGCTACCATACCCCGCCCCGcaccgcgccgcgccccccgcagACACCCGTGCCGTAccactgccgccgccgccgccgccgccgccgccgccgccaccgccgccgccaccgccgccgccgccgccgccgcccaccgCCCGCTGCCTCCGCGCCTAGCCAGCCTATAGTGCCGCCTGCATCAACTCAAGCAAACAAGCTCTATCTTTGTAAAAt GTCTGATTCTGAGTGCGAATCATTTGTTGCGCAAgacgccgccaccgccgcagCGAAGAAGAAGCCAGCAGCGAGCAAGAGGAAGTCGAGCGCAAGTGCATCGAGTACCTCAAGCAGTACCAACAA gtcccagaaaaaaaagaaaactgtGGATGTGTTCGGACTCTGCAACGAGGACGAATACAACGAATGCGTGTTGCAGTCGAAGACTCTACCATCATTCGTTGTGAATCGCGTGGCCAACGGTAACCAGCGGCGGGTTGGCAGCACATCCGGCGAATTCTATGCGGAGCTGAAGGTCTACGCGCGCCACGACGCTGAGGAAGCTCCCAAGGACACCCGCTGGACAAAGGCCTTGCTCCGACTAAACTGCTACCTTGAAGAGGGCTCACCGCAGTGGAAGCTGTTGCATCGCTTCGTGAAAGAGGCCGGTACACTCTTCGAGGACTGTGTACCGTCATTTTATAACCCCGACTTGGTTAAAATTAAACAGGCCGACTGA